CTTCACAATGTCATGATGtattttctattgtttctttgatattttctataagtatatAATTTATACAGCACCCTCGAGCTGATATATTGGTTGCGATATAAAAAATGCCACGCAATAATCTATTACTTATACATACCTGACCTTCCTTAGCTTAATGTTCAATTTCAGGTGGAAAGTCTAGATGTCAGGCTGAAGGGGCAGGTGGACATCCTTTTATTTAACCCACCATACGTGGTGACCCCAGAATCTGAGGTATGGTTCTCAACTTGCTTGAATGTCTGTTATTCTAATGATGAATGTACATACTTTTTTGCAATggaactgaaatgttttaacttttatgttaggtttttttctttacttatgaTATCATTTTAGAGAAAACATACACATTCAAAGCtgttgaaaaattaagaaagataactcttaccACCTTGCTTTCTCTTTTGTCTGGCTGCTGCAGGTTGGGTCTAAAGGAATAGAAGCAGCATGGGCAGGTGGGGAGAGAGGCAGACAGGTGATTGACAGATTCCTGACCAAAGTTTCAGACCTTTTGTCTGAAGAGGGATTGTTTTATATGGTTGTGATCAATGAAAACATACCTGGTAATttctaagagagagagagagagagaattggtaatttttaaaatactgtaaaagCTAATATCaagtcatcttcgctagccaagggttttcggtccactttgctccccataaacccttggcgtaTGTTGTCTGAGATAATCTCTTCAATATTTGTAAAGGTATGCGGGTTTTGATGACTAGTCACTATGGATAAATAGCACAGAAACTATTTAACGCTAAATGTTGTCTtgatagaatacatatatatcaggttTATTGGtcataattttacatagaaataattCACAGAGGTATAATAAATCATACTGTTCACTAATATTAGATTAAGTTTTCTAAGATATGTACTACTCATGTTAATACTTGTATTTGTAGAGGAAATAGAGCAAATGATGAAGAAGGAGGGCTTCGACATGGAGACAGTTCTAACAAGACGGTCCGGTCCTGAGCTCCTCTCTATCCTCAGGTTCCATAGGACGCAAGCCTGAGGTGAGTTCCACCTGTATATTAATCATATGTTTCAATAGGTCATTATGTGCAATGAAGGTAGACATTTACTGACCATGAGCCTGCTCACTGAATTTTCTGGTTCTCTTGAATAATTTATGCCCTCTAAGGCTCCTAGAATCCAAATCTTGTACCTGTTTTCTTTGGTGATAAGCAGGTGTCAGAGTCTTTGACTCCCCCTTTGGTGGGACACCAGTCCATCACAGGTTAACCTCCAGCTATAACCTTTACCTACCAGTATTAGAGCTGGGTGGACTGAGACAATGCAGATAAAGTGTGTTGTCTAAAGACACAACGCATCCCAGATGACATCAAATGCCCACTGTAGGAGTTGAACCAGCAACCTATTTGTTACTAGCCTAGCATCGCGTGCTCCACAATTAGATGTTTGttgctgtatatatatacatttacatgatcTACATACAGTTACAAGTACACAAGTGCTTATCATTATTGTTACTGATACTATTTTATGTAACTGCATGATATTTGTGCTTGAAACATTTTATGCATGCATTTTACATGATCCTTAACCTTTATGATTACCAGAGGTACACGCACTGCTGCAGTCTATAAACAATTTCAGCCATATATGCTTTATGAGggttgtaaattaaaaaaatggattGAATGTTGTGTATGACTTTAATTTCAGAAGAgttaacttaaataaaaaaacaactgtTCAACATTGTGACCAAAGTTTATAAAACCTGTACAATGTGTATATAACATTATCTCAGAGAGATTTTATGTAGAGCCATAACACAATGGAGATATTTAGAGCCATAACTCAATAGAGATAATTAAAATCAAGACTATCTATATTGATAATTGATGATCAATTTATAAATTCAATGAATTGTCAGAGTATTTTCCAATCATTTTCGGAGAATAACTTTTGAAGAATGGCTActttcatacattttatttagGCCCTTGGTGCAATAGAAGGGGCATTAACTTAACATAGAAATGAATAGGGATGTGGCCCTGTTTGCTTTGCTATTAGTACCTGGTAAACTGTCTGTGTTTGCATTCCTCCTGGATTTGGCATGCAGGTATTTGCTTCCCATAATTCCAATATTTAAACAGCAGCTTCATGTGAAATGAAATCCTCATCAATCTCGGCCGTCTAAATATACCCCACACTTGTAGGTCATCCTGGGCTGGCTTCATTAAATACTTCACCCGACAACAGCGCCAGTGAaggacaaatacatgtagtgtcTGCATGCATATGTATTTTTCTCTGTCTGCCagaaataacaaaaatgttcTATTTCATTTTAGACTCTGTATTCGTACATCCATTATAGCTATCTACTGATAtaagttattattttatcaGACAGAAATTTATCCAATCTgacgttttatatttttctaatgaTGAAATATATATACTCTGTACCTATCAATACACGTGTAATATTACGTAGaaggtatatatattaaaacatataacgtcaggtgccctGTGACTTATCCTTATTGAAACttgaatattaaaatacatgtaagtgatTGATTGGTTggttgattgattgattgaacgTTTTTAACAAGAACAGCGCAAACAAAcggtagttacatgtacatgtagtttagatCGTGCGTAAAACGGTTTATTGAACATATGCCGTACgtaatttttatgcatttaagtGAATTCCGCAATCCATTGTACACATATTATGTAATATATCATGTGCGGATATGAAAGGGGGGAGGGGAGTCTGGACCCTCCTTGGGAAAAGTcgaattttttgaaattacaaagtaaaattaccgaaaatatacctcgccccccccccctcacggAACCCCCTGGAAAAAAATTATGGGTCCCCGCACGTATATGTAGCGTAAGTCgaacattatattaaaaaagttaAGTGAAAACATTATTGTTCTGGACTATTGAAGTTCTTAACAAAATCTTTTggcaaaaaacccacaaaaaataCCGAAATCAAACTTGAACGTATGGATGAGGTGAGGAGCTATACACAGTGTATTGTAAAGGGAAAATGGACAAGCTTAAGGATAACAAATTTATCGCAAAAGGACAGCAATTTCAAAATACTTATTGCATTTGCTCCAAACTGTATATGGGTTGTGATGTTTCGAGAGCTAAGTGGGGTGTGTGTGGAAGTTCACCTTCATTATGCATGCACATATTTCACATGTATCGTCCAATGATATATGTAacatttgaaatacatatacCTGCAGGTACATCAACAAACcaatgaaaaaatgtaaatttattactaagtattataatatacatgtaattaatatggGTTTTTTGGTGacaaaaaaaaccttaatttatcaattggactcttaaaatgtattgaaatattttaaacccaAGGATATGTATAAGAAGCAGTCGTGAAATATTTTCAGGCATTTCACTTTTATAATACTTGTAGcctgttattattttttaattttagtatttgatttttatttgacagaaaaataatttgatctGCATGGGCCGAAGTTGTATATTCTTGAAATTATTAAAACTGAAAGTTTGCCCACCCCTATGATAAATGAAATGTAAGGAAGTGTAACGTGTTAGTATAGAATGGCTCCTAATGAGAAATGCCATAAGCCCCCGTGATTAAGCATGCCGCACACGTGGTAAACGTACCGGGGGAACAGGTGTAGAAAGTGCACCGAGAGATGAACGAACGAAGAGGGGAGCGTTTCTCTAACAAATCTACCCTTCACGCTTGGGAGGCTCCGGTGCTGGCTTTATATTATAGGGCTTGCCATTCCACCATCGGAAATTAACtcttgaaattaaattcaaacaaattcaTTTGATACTTCAGCGAATGCCaattacacaataaaatgaAGATTATAATAGTATAGGCTGCCATTGGCGTCGAGTTTCATTTCTTTAAGTCGTGTTTGAATTTGACACGTTTCTTTTCGTAAGGCATTCAACGGAAGATTATTTCTCtggtttttaatttgtttgtacggaaataaacatttttttctgatgtCATTcagtaaatttttctttttttcctctGTTTGCaatctttatttattattgacTTTTAATTACATCATGCATCCATGCTAAATATGTACAAAAAGAGCCCaaaaaaatgaactttgatAGAACTCGACAAAATGAATATACAAAGATGCGAATGGTAATGTTTTccatatctttaaatttttactaATCTATGGCTGTTATTTTCtactctttttttcttttagtctAGACTTTATCTCGGGTAGAAATCACGAATTTCAACTTAAGCCCTCTATCTACTTTACTTCAATGTCATGTTAAACTAACAACGCCTGTAATTTTGTTGACTTTTGAAGAACTTGTCATTTCCTTACACGGATTTCGATTCAGTATGCCCCGGTCCGTTTTTTACCGGCAGTGCTAGATTTTTATCGTGACCCCAGTCAATCAAATGATTTCTGATAAATAGCTTCACTTTTCCTTTTTGTGTTGATTATACGGAAACACATGGCGTGTGTGTTTCATGGCATGTAGAAGAATCGGCCTCACCTTGATGCCAATCAAACATTCTCCCGTTTTGACAGCTCTGGCGTTTTGGTAAAACGAATTGGTACCTACTCATTGTGTGCAGAATAAAGACCCTTTTAACAAAATTCTtggggtacatgtatattagaaaaaaatagttcCTGTCAGATACTAAATGGTGCATATgtaaagatctctctctctctctctctctctctctctctctctctctctctctctctctctccatattAACTAGTGGTATAAGATCGAccttttttgttgtttaatttttttactctttcgAACTCAAGAGAAAAGTTATATTTGATATCTTTTGTTATTCTTTAGTCTTATTATATAAAATCGAATTCCAGCATCTCCTGACGCATCAATGGAATGAATTAAACAACCTTGATGGGACGCGAAGTAGCTTTGAGATGATAAGTCGTTTATTACTTTTTTCTGTTCATTATAATCATTCAGTTTATTTGCTGAAACCATTATAGTCAATTTACTTatgaatgtattttgatttttatctgtattacaaccaagttttatttgtaataatgGACGGGTTACACAACCGCACACTGTCTCTCTGGGCCCCAGGTGTGCGGTGTTGCCCATGGGCATCTTTATTTTTACACtatctttaaagaaaatgaaatttaaaaaaaaattggtagtTTATGGTTAAAGATGAGTGGGTGGATAAATGTATGTCAGAAATATGAGCCAGTTGCCATATTAATTAGCTGTCAGAGCAAGCCCTGCCGATGCCGCTGTACACAGAAATTCGAGGAAAAAAATGCGAAATTAGGAAGACAGATGGTGACACTTTATATTAATGATGTAAAATAGTTTTTGGTAAAAACGGGAACAATTCCTCAAGTTATCTACGCACATggtttagattaaaaaaaatttaagtatcGAAAAATAAATCTGCACGCactaaaaaagaattttacttCTTACAAGagtatatatatagtataatatagagggggggttaaaaaaaaaggttaaaagtTACAAAGATTAAGTACTGCTAGTActggagattttttttatatgataacGTTTACTTTCAATAAAAGTAAGAAGGGGTACtcttgtgtttgttttttataagtacattggttatgtaattaaaatatgtcataTGTTAAAGATTtgctgaaatacatgtatacatgtaacattaagaATACACACGAGATAAACTCGCATCCCTTGGTCTTAACAGCAAGGCTGTGTTCGTGATTGCTTCGATTTTCAAGAAGGCttggtgataaaaaaaaattaacgattagatctaccttaaatctttaaaaatgattttaaatgatgcTATAAAGTACCATAtagtaaaaagaaaatcaataaatcttACCTTTAAAGGTTGAttatttttctgtaattttttttttacagagctcttctttttaGGGAGATTTATATGTCCTAAGCTTCACTAAAATATTTGAGTATTGAACATGTTGATGAAAACGAAATGAAAGTTGTTACAACTTTCTTTCATTCCCTTTTCACTTAACAATTTCAGTGATTAAATGTACAAGTAAATTCATGTATGTATTACAAAATAGGTGTTGATTATGAtggctacatgtattttaaaatttccgaAACTTGGAAGTTGGGTTAATCCGCTTTTGGACACCAACCCCAATACTATCAATTGAGTTGCATGTCTCTTGTGGGGTACCTTACCCTTATCACACACAGCTATTAACGGGGTAAAAACAATCTCCAAATGAGAAGCGAAAGGCGAGCTGTTACCCCTTATCGCAGGAATCAATCAGACAAAACGAGAGAGCTTTGTTTTTAGAAGCTGGAGTTTATCCGATCCACCAACAGCCGTGCCATGTTTTTTTGTATACACTGACTTGTGTTATCTGTCAAGCAAAGATTAATTCTTGGTAATCTCTCTCGACTTGGTGGAAATGCACGGCCGATACAGCGGATCGTTCTAAACAGGAAGTATACTTCGGATACACGGCCAATACAACGGATCAATCTGATCAGGATGTGCTTAACCAATTTATAGCGAATTATTCTGATCAGAAAGTGCACGGACAATTTAGCGGATCATTCCTATCAGGAAGTGCACAGCAGATACACGGCCAATATAGCGGATCAATCTAATCAGGAAGTGCACGACCAATATAGCGGATCACACTCACGTCTGATCAGGAAGTACACGGCCAATATAACGGATCAATCTAATCAGGAAGTGTACTGCCAATATAGCGGATCATACTAACGTATAATCAGGACTCACGTCTGATCAGGAAGTACACGGCCAATATAGCGGATCAATCTAATCAGGAAGTGTACTGCCAATATAGCGGATCATACTAACGTATAATCAGGACTCACGTCTGATCAGGAAGTACACGGCCAATATAGCGGATCAATCTAATCAGGAAGTGCACGGCCAATATAGCGGATCATACTTACGTCTAATCAGGAAGTGCACGGCCAATATAGCGGATCAATCTAATCAGGAGGTGCACGGCCAATATAGCGGATCAATCTAATCAGGAAGTGCACGGCCAATATAGCGGATCATACCTACGTCTAATCAGGAGGTGCACGGCCAATATAGCGGATCAATCTAATCAGGAGGTGCACGGCCAATATAGCGGATCAATCTAATCAGGAAGTGTACGGCCAATATAGCGGATCATACTCACATCTGATCAGGAAGTGCATGACCAATATATCGAATCAAACCTACAGAAAGTAGATAGCGGATACAGAGGGTCACACTTATCAGATATTAAGATGTTGTGTAGTGAACTTTTTTTAATCGAAGTACATGTTACGCGTTCAGTCATTTTGTTAGAATGTTTTGTCAACAATGACTACATTGTAATATCTTAGCGtcacaaatgttttatttaattcctTTCACCTGGAGGGCTTTCAAAGGAGCAAGTAACTCTGGTAATATGCacgtatattatataatacattacaattttttgtttaaaatttgacacaatTTTGGTCCGCTTTGCACGCCATACATCTCTACGCCGGCGTTCGATTTCCGTAAAGCGGAGAGAAAAAGAGCTTGATTGCATGTATACACAAACATTCACAGTATGTAATTGGGCCGCGCACTCGAGGAGAGAGCGTTTACCCCCGTGTCATTCCTGTCATGCTCTCCACAGATTCCTTATTAAGTTTCACAATGTTCCATCAGTTGATTGGGTTTTAACATTCAGTGACAACTAGACTTGTGTTTTGTACTCTGGATCTTGAATAGTGAGTGCACGCGTCATGTCAAACACGACTCTTGCACTTAGCATAATCCTCGTCCCTTGCATAGTGTTTGGGAGTATTATTTGGCTTCTTCCTTGGAAAAAGACAAACTTTCAAAAAGAGTAagtatcaaaaatgtttttggaTGGGTTGAGTAAACTTTGTGAtcacttttttcttaaaaaaaaaatactttgttaAACTAGTACCAAATGCAGAAATGTTACAGGGATTAAAGTTGCAAagattcaaaaatttattttgggGGGAATTTGTATTCTTTTctcatttgaaattataattgaataaatatctttttaggCGTCAACCTGCTTTTTTTCGCAATTTATCGGGTGTATCTGTACGGAGTGAGGGTAGGGGGCGAGGGCGATGGGTCTCAGAGGGACACTGGTTGCACACGGCTCTCACGTGTGCATttgtcataaaaacaaaaacatgccGTGATTAAAAGATGTAATTGGTTTTTAAAAGTAACATTATTGTCAAAACTGACCAAaactattttatatttcatttaataactTAAAAGTAGGGAGGAATATTTATataactttcttttcttttttaacaagTATAAAGCCCTCTTATCCACTCCCCCAGTTTGATTAGGGAAAAAGATATTCCCTAGAAAAAAATTACTGAACAGAAATCCATCGGAATTCCTTATGTTGTCTTCTCGGTCCTATTATACAGCCATGTCccttttcaatttcatatactGGCCAGACCGAAAGAAAAATTGACAAATATCGCTGAGCTAATTTGTTGCATAGCTAAATCCCCGATTGtgatttatcattttcactccATGGAAAATGGCAAGAGGAACATTTTTCGTGGAGACCAGTGCCTGTCAAGTTATTTAATTTTGACTGATAAAGTATTTGTAAACAGCAACCTGTCgcggtatttaaaaaaaaagctcaCACAAACCTGAGTAAGAGATTGACATGCATTGATTGTTGACAGTTTTAAAGGTACAGCATTGTCCCACGGTTAAAAATCGCTAATTGACGTCGATGTTAGACAGAGATAATGCGAgaaagaatatatttttgacTTTATTACGGCAGGCTATTAAAGTGGCATGAGGTTGAAAAAGTCCTAATCTGACGCAAGCGTTTCCCGTTTCTAGTTATGCAATACGACACTAGCTAGGAAAAAACGCCGCCATAACTCAGATTCATGTTTCTTTTTGATAATTATCAgtgcaatttattattttcttcacGGCGTTGTGCCACATAGCATTAAAAGCTAACATAAGCCAGATACTGCTTGCACCCATTTATGTCAAAGAGCGGGCTTCACGGCTAATCTTAAGAGGGTATTCGATTTCTGATGTATGTCAACTGTCAGTGTGCTAATGGTTTGATAAATGCCTgctatttaaaattttaccgCAAATCTTAAAGCACGTAATAATTTTGTGAACGAAAAcaatcataaaatcattttggaaaaaaatattatagccctttattgaaatgaaaaatgtgtGGAATTTCCTTCTTCCTTTCATGGTCGAAGAAATGGCTCAGTAAGTACTAAAGTttagtttttataaataaatttaacaggACTCTACTCGATAACTCAGCTACACACTTGCTTTTttcaacatgtaataaatatttcCTTCTCAAGTGCTTTCTTCCTTGTTGTATCCAAAGTTagtcatgtatatgtatatcgGCAAATGCATTAAGAATTACTGTTTTTTTCTTTGCGACCACTGCTTTCCATAAGTACATTcgccatttaaaaaaatcgacTCTAGCATctatttttacagttttgtCGTCAGCAACAATACATAATTATGCAAGATTACGCTAAGCTATTGCAGTTAGCAAAAACTTGTTAAGAGTCGAGGTATATGTATTTTCAGAAACCGATTAATGACTTGTGTCAAACCAAAATATATAGACCCTGAGTTTCAAACCAGTCGTACATGTAGATACGTCAGCATTTTACCCCAAGCCTGTAGATACAGTTGTGtcaatgatttctttttttatagataAGCCTATCAATAACTAAAAATTTACCTTTTAAAGCGGGGCTATATATGCatacacatattttttaatgctttCCCTGTAGTAGGGCCTGTACACGACTGTTTCCACCCCCTCCACCCTCCTCTCTTGTAAGGCGCCCCCGCCGTGAGATATTTATCTAGCCCGCCGCCAGTGTATTTACAGGCTGTCAGCCGATGAACTACAGCAGTTAATCATCTCAAGTTGACGCGAGTCAGCCGGTTCGAAGTATCGCCTGTGTCACTAATTAATTTACCTACACGACATATCTATCTACCACCTGGGCTGTAACATTATTATTTACCTAATTAATCTTGTGAAATCAATGCGATTTTTATGGCTTTATCTTGGGTTAAAAAAACCCTGTTTGTTTACAAGAATTTCTGTGGGTGTTTGGAGGGCGGATGGCTTAGGTAGACATTACTTTTCGTGTAGTAGCGTTTGGATCTTCCTGatctaaaatcaaaatactcttgatttaaagaaatacaaaacattCTTTGTACTATCATTgtcaatacttttttttacttgGTAAAGCAGTGAAACATTTGTTAAAGTGCCATGTTTTAGTTTTTTCAgaagattattttaaagaaaacctgATTTTTTGTTGCTTTATACTCCATTATTTGAACTCGCATAGTTTTGCCTTTTGCCATAACATGATAATAATGATGACCTGCAATGATTTatacattttgatatttgttttaaatttctgttttatttcagtGTCGAAGAGGATTTAAGAGTGGGTGAAGCgatgaatgttttaaaaatatctcaCAGTGATGGATAtatcttaaaaagaaaacaagccGAGGAAGCCGAAAAATTATTAAGGACTAAACTGGCATGGCTCCCTAGAAATTTCACAGTGCCAAACATCTTTCTTCAATCCGACAAGCAATCTGTCTTTATGCAGGAAGGAAAGAAAGATAATCGAACACTCGTGTTTGTTCATCATCCACGGGCGGCTGGGGGTCACGTGATAAACTGTCTGAACAACTTATCTTATACCAAAAATATGGCTATGTCACCAGTGATGAATTCCAAAACCAGGTTACTATGGGATGCCGGAAATCCTGATACTGTTACATTTCAAAATCGAATCAGCATCCATCGAGGGGGGTATGCGTTTGGAGTTTGCGAAAAGCTTCATCGAAATTGTCACTACTTTACTATGTTTCGTGATCCTTTTGATACTATGGTATCTTTATACCAGCATTGCCTTGATATAGGAACACATGAATATTGCTCACTTTTAAAATCGAAATTTGTATCTTTGCGCGACTGGATTATTGAAAATAGCGGACTTTTGTTAAACCAGTTTTTGTATTCTTCTCACATTTGTCTAGCTCATCGCATAGATTCCTCTACAGAGACTCTTAAGTACCCGTGCTGGCACCGACAAAAGATGGAAAACGATAGATTAACtgacaaagaaaaagaaaacgttGCTAATTATATAGCCCGCAATCTGAGGCGATGGTTCTCAGTGATAGGGGTGTTCGAAAAGTGTGACGAATCCATGGCTATGTTTGAGCATGCTCTTGGAGAAACTTTCTCAAAATGTTCTTCAAACAGAAATGTGAGGTCATTTCAAGAGGAGACAATGATGACAAACAAAGCTCATTTATTGTCTAACGAAGACAGGTTGTCTGATGACGATGACAGCGAGGAGTATGAAGATGACATTGACATGCTTAGAGACGATTTCTACGTACAAAGGGCTCTGTCGCCCTCTAACGCGATTTATGCAGAGGCTAAACGGGTATTTAACATTCAGAGAcaaattttatacaataaattgaataacaactgatttttattctttttttctgtctatatacatgtatgcgatGCAAATCTTAAGAATAAGAAGCGTCTATATGGTCAATAGCAACATTTCCTAAATAAAAGAGTTACTTTGTCTGATGTGCTAGCATCTGAATTATCCTAGCACctaattatctttaaatattgtgtattcATTTGTCAATTAAATTTCTACGATCACACAATGATTTACTGCCATCATTGGagttacatgttttaaattttggtaCCAAATCAACTTGAAATACTTGTTAGATTGAGTTTGTATAATTTTCATCTATTAAAAATGCGTCAAAATAAATTAGCTGACAAAGTCATTGCCAAACGTAAGTTAAAAAAGGAATATTATATCAAAGAATTACTTAAAATTGAGGAACGCCTCGTTTGTTCTTAAGAATGTACCAAACGATATAAAATCacatatgtatgaaaaaaaacccagtca
This genomic window from Magallana gigas chromosome 5, xbMagGiga1.1, whole genome shotgun sequence contains:
- the LOC105336544 gene encoding uncharacterized protein isoform X2; amino-acid sequence: MKNVWNFLLPFMVEEMAHVEEDLRVGEAMNVLKISHSDGYILKRKQAEEAEKLLRTKLAWLPRNFTVPNIFLQSDKQSVFMQEGKKDNRTLVFVHHPRAAGGHVINCLNNLSYTKNMAMSPVMNSKTRLLWDAGNPDTVTFQNRISIHRGGYAFGVCEKLHRNCHYFTMFRDPFDTMVSLYQHCLDIGTHEYCSLLKSKFVSLRDWIIENSGLLLNQFLYSSHICLAHRIDSSTETLKYPCWHRQKMENDRLTDKEKENVANYIARNLRRWFSVIGVFEKCDESMAMFEHALGETFSKCSSNRNVRSFQEETMMTNKAHLLSNEDRLSDDDDSEEYEDDIDMLRDDFYVQRALSPSNAIYAEAKRVFNIQRQILYNKLNNN
- the LOC105336544 gene encoding uncharacterized protein isoform X1 — protein: MSNTTLALSIILVPCIVFGSIIWLLPWKKTNFQKDVEEDLRVGEAMNVLKISHSDGYILKRKQAEEAEKLLRTKLAWLPRNFTVPNIFLQSDKQSVFMQEGKKDNRTLVFVHHPRAAGGHVINCLNNLSYTKNMAMSPVMNSKTRLLWDAGNPDTVTFQNRISIHRGGYAFGVCEKLHRNCHYFTMFRDPFDTMVSLYQHCLDIGTHEYCSLLKSKFVSLRDWIIENSGLLLNQFLYSSHICLAHRIDSSTETLKYPCWHRQKMENDRLTDKEKENVANYIARNLRRWFSVIGVFEKCDESMAMFEHALGETFSKCSSNRNVRSFQEETMMTNKAHLLSNEDRLSDDDDSEEYEDDIDMLRDDFYVQRALSPSNAIYAEAKRVFNIQRQILYNKLNNN
- the LOC105336544 gene encoding methyltransferase N6AMT1 isoform X3, which translates into the protein MSLTSLSHFPTPKISHLSTDDFKFIYEPAEDSFLLLDALEKDCVRIEKLRPCICLEVGCGSGICITFLATILKSWPSLYLCTDINHKATEIAQQTGRENGINIQPVTTDLVESLDVRLKGQVDILLFNPPYVVTPESEVGSKGIEAAWAGGERGRQVIDRFLTKVSDLLSEEGLFYMVVINENIPEEIEQMMKKEGFDMETVLTRRSGPELLSILRFHRTQA